Part of the Peromyscus maniculatus bairdii isolate BWxNUB_F1_BW_parent chromosome 23, HU_Pman_BW_mat_3.1, whole genome shotgun sequence genome is shown below.
TTTTCGAATGTGTGCTGTGTCTTATTCTGAGACACACTCTAGAGTCCaccctggctttgaactcaaagccatcttcttgcctcagcctcggGCATGAGCCAACACACCTggcttgactttttcctttctgttctcgCCCTGTATCCAATCTCTTTCCCACCTCACCCTGGCACTCACTCTGCCCCCTGAGGAGAGAAAACAAGACCCTCCCCCCGTGAAGAGAACCTCAGTGAGGAAAAGCAGCTCTGGGTGGGACAGTAATCCAGCTAAGGCTGCTACCGTCCCATGAGAAGGAGCTGGACAAGAATTTGAACTCAGcacttgggtgggtgggggggagctCTTCAGGTGGGCGGCCCCGGCTTCAGAGTCCAGTGTATTCAAATACAGACCTTACTACCTGCCTGCGTCAAGCTGGAGGGACCCAGGGCAGGTACTGCAATTCCGTCCTCTGACAACCACAAACGGCCGCAGCCACGCCCCCACTGGGTCCTCCCAGTCCCCGCTGTCCAAAGGAGTTGGCCTCGCCCCCATCCTACGCCTCTCGCGCTGGAaaggctggaggtgggggcaACAGAGCCAAGCAGTTTACTATTGGTGATTTgcgcttcaaaaaaaaaaaaaaaaaaaatcactgaagagcCCCTCCCCCCTCTATGTCCCAAGAAAATTTGTTGAGGATGAGGAGCTAGGAGAGGTTTGGAAAGGAGGGAGCACACAGGGCCCGGCCCTCCCTCGACATCATCCCCCACCCCATTGCATTCGGTTTCTGGTTAAGTCCTTCCTCCCTTggtgaaggggagggggaggacggACGGGACTGGACGGGGACGGGGCACACGTCACTGTCCCCAGGAGAGCGAGCCCCACCTTCCTCCTCTGGGCACCAGCTAAGTCCAACCCACCCCATCCCAGAGCCAACCCAGTCTCAGGAGCCAGTCTCCAAAGCCACAGGCAGGTGCAGAGGCAGCCTCCGTGAAAGCCCCGGGAGAGGAGCCGTTAGCGCGTCCTTTGCCATCCACCCGTCGGCCCCCGGCGACAGTCGTCCGTCAATCTTCGCACGGCAGTTGGTTCTGAAGTCCAGGGGTCGCGATCCCTCGTCTTCCAGCCCCCGGAGCTGCCCGGCAGAGCCGGTTCAAGTCCAGCAGCCATGTCCATGGGCCTGGAGATCACCGGCACGTCGCTGGCCGTGCTGGGCTGGCTGTGCACCATCGTGTGCTGCGCTCTTCCTACGTGGCGCGTTTCGGCTTTCATCGGTAACACCATCGTCACGGTGCAGATCATCTGGGAGGGCCTGTGGATGGACTGCGTGGTGCAGAGCACCGGGCAGATGCAGTGCAAGATGTACGACTCGCTGCTGGCCCTGCCGCAGGACCTGCAGGCCGCCCGAGCCCTCCTGGTGGTGTCCATCCTGCTGGCCGCCTTCGGGCTCCTCGTGGCGCTCGTGGGCGCCCAGTGCACCAACTGCATCCAAGACGAGACGGCCAAGGCCAAGGTCACCATCGGGGCGGGAGTGGTTTTCCTGTTGTGCGCTCTGCTCACCTTAATACCCGTGTCCTGGTCGGCCAACACCATCATCAGGGATTTCTATAACCCGCTGGTGCCCGAGTCTCAGAAGCGGGAGATAGGATCCGGGTTGTACGTGGGCTGGGCTGCCGCCGCAATGCAGCTGCTAGGGGGCGCCTTGCTTTGCTGCTCCTGCCCACCGCGCGAGAAGTACGCGCCCACCAAGATCCTCTATTCTGCGCCGCGATCCACCGGGCCTGGCACGGCTACCGGCACCGCCTATGACCGCAAGGACTATGTCTGAGGGGCCGGGTGCGCGCAGACCGTACCATCACCACTATCAGCAGCCGAGGTACCCCACCAGTCCAGCGTGCAGCCTTGCTTCGGAGACCACCCCACTTTCCAGATGGTTACAGATGCCACGCCTTCTGCTTGCTAGACTGGAAGAGGACAGACAGCCTGGCGACCCCCTCTTCCCCGGCTGCCACCTGACTGCCGGGCCTAGGAACCGTCCAACCCGTCTGGACAAAGAAACTTCACCCTTCCAAGTACAGGACTGGGGTGGCCACAGCAGCTACTTGCCAGCCCCGTCCTTCCGCAGCCGGAAGGCTCAcagtgggcagagacaggcaaccGTAAAACGGGCCGTTTcgtatttttcaataaaaacctTTCGTTTTTGCAGTCGTTGGAGCCTCCTTATCCTGAACGTCCCCACaggccaccacctcctccaccggGCACCTGCTGGGGAGTGTCCCTGGGATAGCCCTCACCATGGGCAGCGAGCTTAAAACAGCATATAGATCCAGTAAGGAGAAAGTGGGGTTATACAGTGAGCTCAGTGCTCACATGGTGGGTCACTTGGGAGGAATTCCGGGACTGAACTCAACAGAGTCTATAGCAAGCCTTATCTAGCGATCCAGCTAGGGGGCTTCTGAGGAACCTGGCTGGAGGAGGCAAGGGGCACTTCTCCCGGATGTCCCAGTTGATTTGAGTTTGGAGCTTGGATCCACAGTCCTGCTCTGGGCGTTTGAGGTGGCTCACGTGCCGGTTAAAGAAGTACATTCTATACTGTGATTTCATATTTGGAGACGTCAAACAAAAAGACCTATTGTTTGGCTCAAATGCCCCACCAGAAGGACATCTAAGTGatggggggtgtggctcagtggtagagtacttgtgtAGCACACACTGGACttgggttccgttcccagcaataggggggaaaaaaactgaaAGGAACATTTGACGAACTCTTCTGACCTGGAGGTGGAGAGATGAGGAAAAAGGCCACCTCACCTTCTTCCCAGTGCCTTCAAGGGAGGGTGGGACCTGGCTTTAAACAATATTGAGAAGTAAGGCACTTGCTCTTGGAACAAGGTAAAGGGAACTGTGGAAGGGCTCTTGAAGGGAAAACAGGTCTTGGGAATATTTGGAAGGTGCAGGCAGAaacatcaggaattcaaggttataTTCTCCACCACATATcaatttcctttctccttccttcctttcgttCATTCATTTGTacgttcattttttttttttttttttgaggtagaaaCTCTTTACATAGTCCCGGTTGTCCCGGAACTCATGTAGACCACGctgaccaccacacctggttcacaTATCAgtttcgaagccagcctgggctacatgagttgcctcaaaaaaaccaaaatgggaGTGTTGgagcatgtcttttttttttttttttcttttttgatttttcgagacagtgtttctctgtgtagctttgcgcctttcctgggactcactctgtagaccaggctggcctcgaactcacagagatccgcctggctctgcctcccaagtgctgggattaaaggcgtgcgccaccaactcCCGGCtggagcatgtctttaatctcagccctctggaggcaggaggatttctgtgagttctagaccagcctgggcttcataaggagactttgtctcaaacaaaccaacaaaaaacagcaacaaaaggagagaaaaactgaggaagacactcaaagATGATAATTGGACCCCATCTAGGGTGAGATAGTGGTCAGGGGCAGAACTGAGAGAGTTTAAGGAAGTGAGATTCTCAGGACACCAGAACCATTAGGTGTCAGAGTGAGGGGGAGAGGAGAcgctaagccgggcggtggtggcctttaatcccagcactcgggaggcagaggcaggcggatctctgtgagttcgaggccagcctgggctaccaagtgagtcccaggagaggcgcaaagctacacagagaaaccctgtctcgaaaaaaaaaaaaaaggagactctAAAATAGCCTCaatttgagccaggcagtggtagcgcacacctttaaccccaggactcagtaggcagaggcaggctgatctctgagttagaggccatcctggtctacagagtgagttccagggctacacagagaaaccatgtacTGAAAAACCACACTAAGATAAAATAATATAGCCTCGGCTTTCAGCCTTAGGTCACGGATGATGGAACAACTCCCAGAAGAGCAGCTCAGGTTCCTGGGGGGAAGCCGAGAAGGTCCGCTTTGAGTGTAAGAGTAGATCAGACAAGGAACATTCAGGTAAAACGatccaggaaacaggaaggggaATGAACGCCCAGAGACCTTGTAAACCCAGGAGTCATTAACatacagcagaaaccagaggaacCGTGAGCTGGGTCTAGAAACcgaaagaagaaaagaggttcACGGAAGTGGGGGTGGACAACAGGGTTTGAACATGGAAAGGACCGGGGAGATGAGAGCTGGGGAAGAGATTT
Proteins encoded:
- the LOC102923967 gene encoding claudin-3 is translated as MSMGLEITGTSLAVLGWLCTIVCCALPTWRVSAFIGNTIVTVQIIWEGLWMDCVVQSTGQMQCKMYDSLLALPQDLQAARALLVVSILLAAFGLLVALVGAQCTNCIQDETAKAKVTIGAGVVFLLCALLTLIPVSWSANTIIRDFYNPLVPESQKREIGSGLYVGWAAAAMQLLGGALLCCSCPPREKYAPTKILYSAPRSTGPGTATGTAYDRKDYV